Part of the Nitrospirota bacterium genome is shown below.
TCGACAATAAAACGGTATGTCCGAGGTGCAGGTCTTTTGCCGTCGGATCAAAGCCGGCCTTTATCCGGAGGGGTTTTTTTTCTTTAATCGAGTATTCAATTTTATGAATCAACTCGTCTTTCTGGATAATTTCCACACATCCTCTGGAAAGAATATCGAGTTGCCTTTTTACGACTTCTGAAAACATGTCAGCCAATTTTATCTTTTTTATTCAACTGTAATATAGGGTTTTATTTTATTGAAATTTTTTGAACCCACCCCTTTAATTTCCATCACGGATTCAATGGTGGGGAAAGGGCCGTTCAAGTCCTGATATTCCTTAATCCGCTTCGCAAGTTTTTCTCCTATCCCGGGGAGTGTCATCAGGTTATCCAGAGAGGCCTGGTTCAGGTTTACCTTTTTCTCATCGGCTCCCTCTCCTGATAGAGCGGATGCGTCCTGAGAAGGCTGAGGCGGAACGATTTCTTGCTGCGAGACCCACCCCCTTAAACCAAAGGCCGTTCCCAGGGCGAGAAAAAAAAGAAGGAATTTAAATACTCTAATCCTCTTCCTGCTGTTCCTCTCGAATAAATTCTTCATATTCCTTATAATCCATTAAGTTATCCAATTCAGATGGATCAGACATTTCGATCACCGCAATCCAGCCCAATCCGTAGGGGTCTTCATTAATCAGTTCAGGCCTTTCTTTTAATTCCTGATTAACCTCAATTATTTTTCCGCTGATAGGCGCAAGAACAGGAGAGGTCGTTTTTGTCGATTCAATTTCCATAATTTCTTCTTCAGCGCTTAATTCGATGTTGGTTTCGGGGGTTTCGATAAATACAATATCTCCGAGCGATTCCTGGGCAAAATCGGTGATGCCGATCGTCGCGCGCTTTCCCTCTTTTTTGACCCACTCATGATCTGTCGAAAATTTTAAATCTTCAGGCCGCATTAAATCCTCCTATTTTATATTCAGGGGTCTTCGAGAAAAACACTCTCAATGCCCCCGAACCCCGCGTTACGCACTGGCAAAGCCAGTTGCTTCACTTATTAGAATTGAATATGTTTAAGGGTTTATTCCTCTTTTTTTAACGATATGAGCAACATCGTACCCTCTCTTAATCAAAAAGGGATTGATCAAAACATCCGAAACCGGATGAGGGAGAAAATAAAAAGATTTATCCATTGAAAGAACAGGATAATTGCCCTTTTGCAAAAAGGCCGCCTTCCGAAGCTTTTCTTTTGAAAGATAAGGGAAATTCCATTCTTTTTGTTCTTCCACAAAGCTTTTAATCCATTCAATTTTTCCTTCAACAAATGGCATCACCCAGATCAGGCGTTGTTCTATTTCTTTTTTTAACTCCTCCTCTGAAACCTGATTTTTGCTGGCGGGCAAAAAATATTGCGCCAAAACCGCTCTTTTGGAGGTAAAGCGTTTTTCCTCCATTGAGCCCGCTGTTTCCCCGGTTGCCAGGGAAAACATCAGAAAATTCCCGGAATGATAAGGAAAACGATCATTAAACTTCAAGATCAAACAATCTCCCATCATGGCAGGGATGACTTCTTCCGGTATTTCAAAATAACCATTAAAAATCCGGACAGCCTTTTCTTTCGCGAGGCCTCCCTTCTCCGGATTTAAAATCAACACATCGCAACCCAGGGATTCTTTTCCTTTAAATTCAACTCCTAAAATCCTGTTTTTTTGAAAAGAAAGGGAAGAGGGAGGCGTAGACCAGATTTCTCCTTTATTTTTCTTGATCACTTTTAAAAAAATTTCTCTTAATCCGGAAATCCCTCCAGAGACCATCAAAGGTTCGTTTTTTAAAACAAGCAACATTTTAAAAAAATCTAATGTCGAAATATCCCGGAGGGTATGATGAAAATAAAAAAGCGAGAGCGCATTAAGGAAGTCAATGGGATCCTCCTCCATTCCCAGCGCTTTACAAAACTCCAGGGCTTTTTGGGTTTGTAATTTAAAGACCTTCGCCTGATAAACAAACCCCCTGGTCAATTGTTTTAAGACAGCTCCCTTCCGAATAAACGCCCATGGAGAGGTTGAATAAAGGAAGGGATACAGAATCGCCTCCCATTCATCCGATTTTTGAAACAAAACCCTAAGGGTTTGGACCTTTCCGCCAAATCCGGTTTTTAAGTCGTCCAGGGTATTTTCACGATCATGGTAAAGCGTAAATCGATAAAAAGACAACAGAATCTGCAAAAAGGATGACTTTTTTTTGAAAACCTCCTGGGTTCGCCTTAACAGCGGAATAGAAATTCCGATTTCGTTAAAGATTCGGTCCACGGGTCCCTCTCTCTCAAACCCTAACCCGATGGTCTGGGGAAAAAATGGGACCTCAACAGAAGCGGCCGGGTTTTCTTCAGGAAGAATGACAACTTTTTTTCCTGATTTTGATAGAAGGGCGCCCGCCACTAAACCGGATAATCCGCTGCCAATAATGACCGCATCGCTTCTTACCGCATATTTAAAGGGTTTGGTCATTTAATCCCAAAGCATCAAAAAAATAAGGAATCTCAAATTGAGCGGATTCCTTTGAGTCAGAGCCGTGGACCACGTTTTCTTCAATTCCCCCGCCAAACTCTCTTCGAATCGTTCCCTTTTCAGCCGCTTTCGGATCTGTTGCTCCCATAATCTCCCTGACTTTCTTGATGGCGTTTTCCCCTTTTAAGATCATTGCCACAATAGGGCCTGAACTCATAAATGACGTCAGATCATTAAAAAAAGGGCGGCTTTTGTGAACCACATAAAAACCTTCCGCTTGTTTTTTGGTCAAGTGCAGCATTTTTAAACCAATGACCTGTAATCCGTTTTGTTCAAATTTTCTGAGGACTTCCCCGATGACTTTTTTTCTAACGCCATCCGGTTTGATCAAAGAGAGTGTTATTTCCATTAAACCATCCTTCCTTTTAAAAAAGCCGTTTTATAAAAATTAATCCTCGAAATAAGTGGCGGAGACCCCTTCCACCTCCGACACGACGATACGTGACACTTCGAGGTCTTCCGTGTCAAGACGTTTGCTCAGCGTATCATAAATCCATCTTGATAAATTTTCACTGGTTGGATTAATTTCAGTAAAAGGAAATACTTCGTTTATGCAGGATCGATCAAGAGGTTCAATCAGGCCGCGAAGTTCTTTTTTTAATTCGCCAAACTCAATGGAAATTCCATTGGGGGTTAAATCCTTACTTAAAATGTATAATTGAATTTTCCAATTATGTCCATGAATCTTTTCCTTCGCGCCTTTTATATTTCTAAGCCTGTGAGCGGCAGAAAAGGACTCCTCGATCATTAATTCAAACATAGCCAATACCTCATAAAAAATAAAACTTCAAAATAACCGAAAAAGGTCTCCGAGTCAAATTTAATTGACAAAAATTTTTCTTTCATATAATTTACAATTTGTAGAAGAGAGGAATCGGTGAAACAGAACAGGGCGGAAGCATGTAAACTCCTTTTTTTTGCGTTTTTCTTTTTCATTTCTATTTTTCCTTCTACAGGGTTAAGTAAAAATAAAACCAGCTTCCTTATCGCCGCAGACACTCAATCCTCTTCTGTCCTGCTTTTAAAAGCGAAATCATGTAAAAACAAACTCCTTCACTCGCAAAAAAAAAGAATCCGGTCAAAATGGCTCTTGTGCGTCCTGGTTTATCAACAGGCATTAAAACAAAAACCCTCCGAAGAAGTTCAACTCGAGGCCTATACAGACTTGACTGATCTTTACCACCAGTTAGGGCGGTATTCAGGAAAAAAGTCTGATAAAGGAAAGGAAAAATATTGGGAAGAAATGAAATTAAAATTGGCCTCCCGATCCAATCAGACCGGCTCTCCATTAATGACCCCGGAAAAGGCGGAGCAAATACCCGCTTCAGGAGAGATTTTTAATCTAAGAACCTGGAATCATCGGGAGTATCTCAGGATCGTTCTTGACCTTAAAGGTCCCGTCAAATACGAAATCCACGAATTTAAAGAATCTGGCGCTGTGCAAATTGATTTTCCCAAAACAACGCTTCAATCCGGGCTCAATCTTAAAGTGTTCCCGCTGGATAAAACCCAAATGCAAGCCCAACTTTCCCAATTACCCGACCGTGCTCTATTGAGTCTCACCCATGTGTCATATAAAAGTTTAAGCGTAACGGAGCTTTTAAATCCCGGTCGATTGGTGATCGATTTTCATAAAACGGATGAGACTGTTTCAGCAAAACAGGAAGAGGATGCCTTGTCCATTCCACCGCCAAAGAAAACGCTGGAAGACCTTTCGTTTCCAAAGCCTGGAATCCATAAAATCATTATCGATCCCGGTCATGGCGGAAAAGATCCTGGCGCGATTGGACTTTCGGGATATCCTGAAAAGGAGGCTGTATTGGACATAGGGCTCCGATTAAAAGAGCTTGTCATGAGTCAGCTCAAAGTGAATGTCATCATGACACGGTCTAAAGATGTATTTATTTCCCTGGAAGAAAGGGCTGAAATGGCTAATGAAGCCAATGTCGATCTGTTTATTTCAATCCATGCCAATTCCAGCCCGCACAGGACTACCCACGGTATCGAGATTTACCTGTTGGGTCAATCCTCCGATAAAAGAGCATTAAGGACAGCCGCCAGGGAAAACAATTCGACGGAAAAAGAAGCCGTCGATCTGGAGAAAAATCTTTTCTCGATTAAGAAAGATCTTACTCAGGAATACAAAAAAGAAGAATCCCTGGAACTTGCCCATATCACACGATCTTCTTTTTTGAATATTTTACGTCCTCTCTACCCGGTCGTGGACCTCGGTATAAAAACAGCCCCCTTCTATGTGTTGATGCATACCTCCATGCCGAGTATCCTGGCAGAGGTCTCCTTCATCAGTAATCCGGTTGAAGAGCAGCGTTTAAAAAATCCCGGTTATCGGCAAAAAATGGCTGAATCGCTTTTGGAAGCCATTCAAAATTACGTTTCTTTTAATTCCCCGCTGGCATCTTTTTAAGTGATCCATCCGTTATGACCAGGAATG
Proteins encoded:
- a CDS encoding helix-hairpin-helix domain-containing protein, whose translation is MKNLFERNSRKRIRVFKFLLFFLALGTAFGLRGWVSQQEIVPPQPSQDASALSGEGADEKKVNLNQASLDNLMTLPGIGEKLAKRIKEYQDLNGPFPTIESVMEIKGVGSKNFNKIKPYITVE
- the gcvH gene encoding glycine cleavage system protein GcvH, translated to MRPEDLKFSTDHEWVKKEGKRATIGITDFAQESLGDIVFIETPETNIELSAEEEIMEIESTKTTSPVLAPISGKIIEVNQELKERPELINEDPYGLGWIAVIEMSDPSELDNLMDYKEYEEFIREEQQEED
- a CDS encoding NAD(P)-binding protein, which produces MTKPFKYAVRSDAVIIGSGLSGLVAGALLSKSGKKVVILPEENPAASVEVPFFPQTIGLGFEREGPVDRIFNEIGISIPLLRRTQEVFKKKSSFLQILLSFYRFTLYHDRENTLDDLKTGFGGKVQTLRVLFQKSDEWEAILYPFLYSTSPWAFIRKGAVLKQLTRGFVYQAKVFKLQTQKALEFCKALGMEEDPIDFLNALSLFYFHHTLRDISTLDFFKMLLVLKNEPLMVSGGISGLREIFLKVIKKNKGEIWSTPPSSLSFQKNRILGVEFKGKESLGCDVLILNPEKGGLAKEKAVRIFNGYFEIPEEVIPAMMGDCLILKFNDRFPYHSGNFLMFSLATGETAGSMEEKRFTSKRAVLAQYFLPASKNQVSEEELKKEIEQRLIWVMPFVEGKIEWIKSFVEEQKEWNFPYLSKEKLRKAAFLQKGNYPVLSMDKSFYFLPHPVSDVLINPFLIKRGYDVAHIVKKRGINP
- the ndk gene encoding nucleoside-diphosphate kinase, whose amino-acid sequence is MEITLSLIKPDGVRKKVIGEVLRKFEQNGLQVIGLKMLHLTKKQAEGFYVVHKSRPFFNDLTSFMSSGPIVAMILKGENAIKKVREIMGATDPKAAEKGTIRREFGGGIEENVVHGSDSKESAQFEIPYFFDALGLNDQTL
- a CDS encoding 6-carboxytetrahydropterin synthase, which translates into the protein MFELMIEESFSAAHRLRNIKGAKEKIHGHNWKIQLYILSKDLTPNGISIEFGELKKELRGLIEPLDRSCINEVFPFTEINPTSENLSRWIYDTLSKRLDTEDLEVSRIVVSEVEGVSATYFED
- a CDS encoding N-acetylmuramoyl-L-alanine amidase is translated as MKQNRAEACKLLFFAFFFFISIFPSTGLSKNKTSFLIAADTQSSSVLLLKAKSCKNKLLHSQKKRIRSKWLLCVLVYQQALKQKPSEEVQLEAYTDLTDLYHQLGRYSGKKSDKGKEKYWEEMKLKLASRSNQTGSPLMTPEKAEQIPASGEIFNLRTWNHREYLRIVLDLKGPVKYEIHEFKESGAVQIDFPKTTLQSGLNLKVFPLDKTQMQAQLSQLPDRALLSLTHVSYKSLSVTELLNPGRLVIDFHKTDETVSAKQEEDALSIPPPKKTLEDLSFPKPGIHKIIIDPGHGGKDPGAIGLSGYPEKEAVLDIGLRLKELVMSQLKVNVIMTRSKDVFISLEERAEMANEANVDLFISIHANSSPHRTTHGIEIYLLGQSSDKRALRTAARENNSTEKEAVDLEKNLFSIKKDLTQEYKKEESLELAHITRSSFLNILRPLYPVVDLGIKTAPFYVLMHTSMPSILAEVSFISNPVEEQRLKNPGYRQKMAESLLEAIQNYVSFNSPLASF